One window of the Devosia sp. 2618 genome contains the following:
- a CDS encoding ABC transporter substrate-binding protein — MSRLVLTMLALMLSSSVAFADTIKIGVVGPFSGPAALQGRNFQAGIDAWLAVNGNTIDDDTIEIVYRDLPAADPSQSAALTQELIVSEGVQYLGGYYYTPDALAAAPILEEGNVPMVVFNAATSALVNASPFVVRTSFTTWQTSTPMAAVARERGIDKIITVVSDYGPGVDAENAFVTGFTAAGGQIVESLRMPMNTNDFSPIMQRIKDSGAEAVFAFLPAGPATLGFVQAYVENGLKDAGVQLLAPGDLAQEPDLAALGDNALGLLTTFHYAVSHDSPENAAFVKAATTAIGNAEQLSFPAVGAYDGMYVISKMIEATGGKQDAATAVEAVKGLSWISPRGPVSINPENRHITQNIYLREVAFEDGEYINKEIQTFENQGDPGWKAP, encoded by the coding sequence ATGAGCAGGCTGGTTCTGACGATGCTGGCGCTGATGCTGTCGAGCAGCGTGGCGTTCGCCGATACGATCAAGATTGGCGTGGTGGGGCCGTTCTCCGGCCCGGCCGCTTTGCAGGGGCGCAATTTTCAGGCCGGTATCGACGCCTGGCTCGCCGTCAACGGCAACACGATTGACGACGACACGATCGAGATCGTCTATCGCGACCTGCCCGCCGCCGATCCGTCACAGTCAGCTGCGCTGACCCAGGAGCTGATCGTCAGCGAAGGCGTGCAGTATCTGGGCGGCTATTATTACACCCCTGATGCCTTGGCCGCCGCGCCGATCCTTGAGGAGGGCAATGTGCCGATGGTGGTGTTTAATGCCGCCACCTCGGCGCTGGTCAATGCCAGCCCGTTTGTCGTGCGCACGTCGTTCACCACTTGGCAGACCTCGACGCCGATGGCCGCCGTGGCGCGCGAACGCGGTATCGACAAGATCATCACCGTCGTCTCAGACTACGGCCCAGGCGTTGACGCGGAAAATGCCTTCGTCACCGGTTTTACCGCAGCCGGCGGGCAGATCGTTGAATCGCTGCGCATGCCGATGAACACCAACGATTTCAGCCCGATAATGCAGCGCATCAAGGATTCCGGAGCCGAAGCGGTGTTTGCGTTCCTGCCCGCCGGGCCCGCGACGCTCGGTTTCGTGCAGGCCTATGTCGAAAACGGCCTCAAGGACGCCGGCGTTCAGTTGCTGGCGCCTGGCGATCTGGCGCAGGAGCCCGACCTTGCCGCGCTAGGCGATAATGCGCTGGGCCTGCTCACCACATTCCACTACGCGGTCAGCCACGACTCGCCGGAAAACGCCGCCTTCGTCAAAGCTGCCACCACTGCCATCGGCAATGCCGAGCAGCTGAGCTTTCCCGCCGTCGGCGCCTATGACGGGATGTATGTCATCTCCAAAATGATCGAAGCCACCGGCGGCAAGCAGGATGCCGCAACCGCCGTCGAAGCCGTCAAAGGCCTGAGCTGGATCAGCCCGCGCGGTCCTGTTTCGATCAACCCCGAGAACCGCCACATCACGCAGAACATCTATCTGCGCGAAGTGGCGTTCGAGGATGGCGAATACATCAACAAGGAAATCCAGACGTTCGAAAACCAGGGCGACCCGGGCTGGAAAGCGCCGTAG
- a CDS encoding branched-chain amino acid ABC transporter permease encodes MPTILSIAADALAYGMVLFVISIGLSVTMGLMKVVNLAHGAFAMIGGYIASYVTQQMGLPFGVAILAAVLGTVLIAIPLERFLYRRIYGARDLTQVLMTIGITFVIIGVANFVMGPSLKTIALPSELQAPVDLGFRTIAAHKLFAVAVGVVVAGALWFIIERTPFGVRLRASVDDAAMAGALGVKTKWVYAVSFALAIGLAALGGVVGAQLLPIEPYYAMHYMVTFLVVVSVGGAGSITGALVAALLLGAVQTTGRYLMPEYGEFFFYLAVIAIVCVFPNGLMGRFK; translated from the coding sequence TTGCCCACCATTCTCTCCATCGCCGCTGATGCCCTGGCCTACGGCATGGTGCTGTTTGTCATTTCGATTGGCCTCAGCGTCACGATGGGGCTGATGAAGGTGGTCAACCTTGCCCATGGCGCCTTCGCCATGATCGGCGGCTATATCGCTTCTTATGTCACCCAGCAAATGGGCCTGCCCTTCGGCGTGGCCATTCTCGCGGCAGTGCTCGGCACGGTGCTGATCGCTATCCCACTGGAGCGGTTCCTGTATCGCCGCATCTATGGTGCGCGCGATCTGACGCAGGTGCTGATGACCATCGGCATTACCTTCGTCATCATCGGCGTCGCCAATTTTGTCATGGGCCCGAGCCTCAAGACCATCGCTTTGCCGAGCGAGTTACAGGCCCCGGTCGATCTCGGCTTCCGCACTATCGCGGCGCATAAACTGTTCGCGGTGGCCGTCGGCGTCGTGGTCGCGGGGGCGTTGTGGTTCATTATCGAGCGTACGCCATTTGGGGTGCGTCTGCGCGCGTCGGTCGATGACGCGGCAATGGCCGGGGCTCTCGGTGTCAAAACCAAATGGGTCTATGCCGTCAGCTTTGCCCTCGCTATCGGGCTTGCCGCACTGGGTGGCGTCGTGGGCGCACAATTGCTGCCCATCGAGCCATACTATGCCATGCATTACATGGTGACGTTTCTCGTCGTTGTATCGGTCGGCGGGGCCGGGTCGATCACCGGCGCGCTGGTTGCCGCGCTGCTGCTCGGTGCCGTGCAGACCACCGGGCGCTACCTGATGCCCGAATATGGCGAGTTCTTCTTTTATCTCGCGGTGATCGCCATCGTCTGCGTGTTCCCCAATGGCCTGATGGGGCGGTTTAAATGA
- a CDS encoding branched-chain amino acid ABC transporter permease, with translation MSTVSKARPVVQDMIAVLILAGIAVVLFFLFPTNLALLTRIIAMMLLVLSLDLVTGYSGVATLGHATVFGAGAYAAGIFAAKFGVTDPLLMLAIGALAGAIAGALSSLVILRGHGLSQLVLSIAVVSLAHEAANKLSQWTGGSDGLSGILPSPLFGVFRFDLFGRTAFIMAVVLLLAVFVGLRIIVRSPFGMLCRGIKQDPVRVRAMGAPVYATLVKMYAIAGAVAGLGGALSAIATKVVGLDSLSFTTSAEALVMLVLGGAGRLFGAMLGTLAFVWFEDRVSAINPFHWLTIVGVLLVVVVLFAPKGLVGAIEAIWQRLRRARP, from the coding sequence ATGAGCACGGTCTCAAAGGCAAGGCCCGTCGTACAGGACATGATCGCGGTGCTGATCCTTGCCGGCATTGCCGTGGTGCTGTTCTTCCTCTTTCCCACCAATCTGGCATTACTGACCCGCATCATTGCGATGATGCTGCTGGTGCTGTCGCTTGATCTGGTCACTGGCTATTCGGGCGTCGCGACGCTGGGCCATGCGACGGTGTTCGGGGCGGGCGCCTATGCCGCGGGCATCTTTGCCGCCAAGTTCGGCGTCACCGATCCGCTGCTGATGTTGGCCATCGGCGCCTTGGCTGGTGCTATTGCGGGTGCGCTCTCCAGCCTCGTCATCCTGCGCGGCCATGGCCTCAGCCAGTTGGTGCTGTCCATTGCCGTGGTGTCGCTGGCCCATGAGGCGGCCAACAAGCTGTCGCAATGGACCGGCGGCAGCGATGGCCTTTCCGGCATTTTGCCGTCGCCGCTCTTTGGCGTGTTCCGCTTTGACCTGTTCGGCCGCACGGCATTCATCATGGCGGTGGTGCTGCTGCTCGCGGTGTTTGTCGGGCTTCGCATCATCGTCCGCTCGCCCTTTGGCATGCTGTGTCGCGGCATCAAGCAGGACCCGGTCCGCGTGCGGGCCATGGGCGCGCCGGTCTATGCCACGCTGGTCAAGATGTACGCCATTGCGGGCGCCGTCGCGGGCCTGGGGGGCGCGCTATCGGCTATCGCCACCAAGGTCGTCGGGCTCGATAGCCTGTCTTTTACCACCTCGGCGGAAGCGCTGGTCATGCTGGTGCTGGGCGGGGCGGGCAGATTGTTCGGTGCCATGCTCGGCACGCTGGCCTTCGTCTGGTTCGAAGATCGCGTCTCGGCCATCAATCCATTCCACTGGCTGACCATCGTCGGCGTCCTGCTGGTCGTCGTCGTGCTGTTCGCGCCCAAGGGGCTGGTGGGCGCTATCGAAGCGATCTGGCAGCGGTTGCGGAGGGCGCGGCCATGA
- a CDS encoding ABC transporter ATP-binding protein — protein MSVFDVRNLRKSFGGLAVADDVSLVLNKGDRTALIGPNGAGKTTLVNLVTGLDRPDAGSVFLDGHDITTASPSSRVKHGLVRSFQVTRLFSEMTPEEHVALGILQRMGKAGRMFADYRRMPEVVAETADILGLLNLTHLALVPVSAIAYGQQRLLEIALAMALRPKVLLLDEPAAGVPSSDIALIENALAQLPPDLAVLMIEHDMDFVFRFARRVIVLAAGTIIFDGTPSEVSKDARVREAYLGSYGDDRSIA, from the coding sequence ATGAGCGTCTTCGACGTCCGCAATCTCCGCAAGAGCTTCGGTGGCCTCGCTGTCGCCGACGATGTGTCACTGGTGCTCAACAAGGGTGACCGGACGGCGCTGATCGGCCCGAACGGCGCAGGCAAGACCACGCTGGTCAATCTCGTCACCGGGCTGGACAGACCCGATGCCGGATCGGTGTTTCTCGACGGCCACGACATCACCACCGCCTCCCCGTCGTCGCGGGTCAAGCATGGGCTGGTGCGCAGCTTTCAGGTGACGCGGCTATTTTCCGAGATGACACCGGAGGAACATGTGGCGCTCGGCATTTTGCAGCGCATGGGTAAGGCGGGGCGCATGTTCGCCGACTATCGTCGTATGCCCGAGGTGGTGGCTGAAACGGCCGACATTCTAGGCCTGCTTAATCTGACGCACCTCGCTCTGGTGCCTGTCAGCGCCATCGCGTATGGCCAGCAGCGTCTGCTCGAAATCGCCTTGGCCATGGCCCTGCGGCCCAAAGTGCTGCTGCTCGATGAACCGGCCGCGGGCGTGCCGAGTTCCGATATCGCGCTTATTGAAAATGCGCTGGCGCAGCTCCCACCAGATCTGGCCGTTCTGATGATCGAGCATGACATGGATTTCGTGTTCCGTTTTGCCCGCCGCGTCATCGTTCTGGCGGCTGGTACGATCATTTTCGATGGCACGCCGAGCGAGGTGTCCAAGGACGCGCGGGTGCGCGAGGCCTATCTGGGGAGCTATGGCGATGACCGCAGCATCGCTTAA
- a CDS encoding ABC transporter ATP-binding protein, whose amino-acid sequence MTAASLNVSGLCAGYGQTRILDEVSFVVPAGGRLAVLGRNGMGKTTLFATIAGQTKLHGGSVKLDGQELTRLDGSARALAGVGYVPQSRAIFKSLTVEENLFVGLKDRPKSAIEEAYVIFPRLRDRRKNLGSQLSGGEQQMLTTARTILGQPRVLLLDEPLEGLAPVICEELMAAFDQLAGSKTMTILLIEQRIKAALAFADSVLIMERGRVAWSGTPADLAAQPETVEHLLGVGH is encoded by the coding sequence ATGACCGCAGCATCGCTTAACGTCTCGGGCCTATGCGCTGGCTACGGCCAGACGCGCATTCTCGACGAGGTGAGTTTTGTCGTTCCGGCCGGTGGACGCCTCGCCGTACTCGGCCGCAACGGCATGGGCAAAACGACATTGTTCGCGACCATCGCCGGACAGACCAAGCTCCATGGTGGCAGTGTCAAACTGGATGGGCAGGAGTTGACCCGGCTCGACGGTTCGGCCCGAGCCTTGGCCGGTGTGGGCTATGTGCCACAGAGCCGGGCGATCTTTAAATCGCTGACTGTCGAAGAGAACCTCTTCGTCGGGCTCAAGGACCGGCCCAAATCGGCCATCGAAGAAGCCTATGTGATCTTTCCGCGATTGCGGGATCGGCGCAAAAATCTCGGCTCGCAACTATCGGGCGGCGAGCAGCAGATGCTGACCACCGCGCGCACCATTCTGGGCCAGCCGCGCGTGCTGTTGCTCGATGAGCCGCTCGAGGGGCTGGCGCCGGTGATCTGCGAAGAACTGATGGCTGCCTTTGATCAGCTGGCGGGCAGCAAGACCATGACGATCCTGCTGATCGAGCAGCGCATCAAGGCCGCGCTCGCCTTCGCCGATAGCGTGCTGATCATGGAGCGCGGCCGAGTCGCATGGTCGGGAACACCTGCTGACCTCGCCGCACAGCCTGAGACGGTCGAGCATCTGCTGGGCGTAGGACATTGA
- a CDS encoding MFS transporter, which produces MTERTSMLAPFRHETFRLLWLATLASNLGGLVQSVGAGWMMTTLTDSHNMVALVQASTTLPIMVFSIASGALADNFDRRIVMIVAQCGLAVVSLALAVLAFMGMLTPWLLLSFTFLIGCGTALFNPSWQASLGDIVPREDLPGAVSLNSMGFNLMRSVGPAIGGIIVAFAGAAAAFALNAITYIPLIAALVRWKPERVPNRLPREHFGSAMWAGIRYVSLSPNLTTVLLRSFLFGMAAVSILALLPSIASEYVGGGALVYGTLLGCFGLGAIGGAFLNSRIRARFSNEVIVRLACLGFALSCIGLGFSRDAVLSHFALLPAGACWVLALSLFNVSIQLSSPRWVVGRALSLYQTATFGGMALGSWVWGLSADVFAPEWALAMAALVLVVCALVGLSLPLPQFNSRDLNPLNTFNEPLLKLDLRPHSGPIMVMIDYQIDQVDIPRFLALMADRRRIRIRDGARQWGLLRDLEKPGIWVETYHVPTWIDYVRHNLRRTKADADNTEQLRALHRGDGPPLVHRMIERQTVPLDDDTPLKDAPEIGGGG; this is translated from the coding sequence ATGACTGAGCGTACGTCCATGCTGGCGCCATTCCGGCATGAGACATTCCGACTGCTGTGGCTGGCGACGCTGGCGTCCAATCTGGGCGGTCTGGTGCAGTCGGTCGGCGCGGGCTGGATGATGACCACGCTCACCGACTCCCACAATATGGTGGCGCTGGTTCAGGCCTCCACGACGCTCCCCATCATGGTGTTCTCGATTGCCTCGGGCGCGCTGGCGGACAATTTCGACCGCCGCATCGTGATGATCGTCGCGCAATGTGGTTTAGCGGTGGTGTCGCTGGCGCTGGCCGTGCTGGCCTTCATGGGCATGCTGACGCCTTGGTTGCTGCTGAGTTTCACCTTCCTCATCGGCTGCGGCACAGCGCTGTTTAATCCATCCTGGCAGGCCTCGCTGGGCGATATCGTGCCGCGTGAAGACTTGCCGGGCGCGGTGTCGCTCAATTCGATGGGCTTTAACCTGATGCGCAGCGTCGGCCCGGCGATCGGCGGTATCATCGTCGCGTTCGCCGGCGCCGCAGCGGCCTTTGCCCTCAATGCGATCACCTATATTCCGCTGATTGCGGCGCTTGTGCGCTGGAAGCCCGAGCGGGTGCCGAACCGGCTGCCGCGCGAGCATTTCGGCAGCGCCATGTGGGCCGGCATTCGCTATGTGTCGCTGTCGCCAAACCTCACCACCGTGCTGCTGCGCAGCTTCCTGTTCGGCATGGCGGCGGTGTCGATCCTGGCGCTTCTGCCATCCATCGCCAGTGAATATGTCGGTGGCGGCGCGTTGGTCTACGGCACTTTGCTGGGCTGTTTTGGACTCGGCGCGATTGGCGGGGCGTTTCTCAATAGCCGCATCCGGGCGCGCTTTAGCAACGAAGTCATTGTGCGGCTGGCCTGCCTTGGTTTTGCGCTGAGCTGTATCGGGCTCGGTTTCAGCCGTGATGCGGTGCTGAGCCATTTTGCGCTGCTGCCGGCCGGGGCCTGCTGGGTGCTGGCGCTCTCGCTGTTCAACGTCTCGATCCAGCTCTCTTCGCCGCGCTGGGTGGTGGGACGCGCACTCTCGCTCTATCAGACCGCCACCTTTGGCGGCATGGCGCTAGGCAGCTGGGTCTGGGGTCTGAGCGCCGACGTCTTCGCCCCGGAATGGGCGCTGGCCATGGCCGCTCTGGTGCTGGTGGTCTGCGCGCTGGTGGGGCTCAGCCTGCCGCTGCCGCAGTTCAACTCGCGCGATCTCAACCCGCTCAACACCTTCAACGAGCCGCTGCTCAAGCTTGATCTGCGGCCCCATAGCGGGCCGATCATGGTGATGATCGACTACCAGATCGACCAGGTCGATATTCCGCGCTTTTTGGCGCTGATGGCGGATCGGCGACGCATCCGCATCCGCGACGGGGCCCGGCAGTGGGGCCTGCTGCGCGATCTTGAAAAGCCCGGCATCTGGGTCGAGACCTATCACGTGCCGACCTGGATCGACTATGTGCGGCACAATCTGCGCCGCACCAAGGCCGATGCCGACAATACCGAGCAATTGCGCGCCCTGCATCGTGGCGACGGCCCGCCACTGGTGCATCGCATGATCGAACGCCAGACCGTGCCGCTCGATGATGACACGCCGCTCAAGGATGCACCGGAAATCGGTGGCGGTGGCTAG
- a CDS encoding YeeE/YedE family protein: protein MTIPAIRFGVPALILVALAAGFIALNGGGPEGRPLAFSLAIGAAFGVVLQRSRFCFYCNFRDLIEKREAAGVIAILVALAVGAIGYTAIFGAWLPTPAPGRLPPTAHIGPVSLTLVIASFVFGLGMAISGSCLSAHFYRLAEGSVISPFAIIGAAIGFGIGFLTWNPLFLAITSNAFILWLPNSLDYAGSLAATLVLLSALALAALWWARPSQVAAPAALTLRETLSRVFVQRWPAVTGGVLIGIISTLAYFRVAPLGVTAELGSIVRTAGTAWAVLPGTLFGLDGLRGCATIIKETLLSNNGLFVIGLIGAAFITSFLAGQFKPRALTGLDVVRGLGGGLLLGWGAMTALGCTVGVLLSGIHAGSLSGWVFLLCSCLGVIGALTFARLVGLTKAS, encoded by the coding sequence ATGACTATTCCGGCAATCCGCTTCGGCGTTCCCGCCTTGATCCTTGTCGCACTGGCGGCAGGTTTCATCGCGCTCAATGGTGGGGGCCCGGAAGGGCGGCCGCTGGCCTTTTCGCTGGCTATCGGCGCCGCCTTTGGCGTGGTGCTGCAGCGCTCCCGCTTCTGCTTTTACTGCAATTTTCGTGACCTGATCGAAAAACGCGAGGCAGCTGGCGTCATCGCTATTCTCGTCGCGCTCGCCGTCGGCGCTATCGGCTATACCGCCATTTTCGGCGCCTGGCTGCCAACGCCTGCCCCCGGCCGCCTGCCGCCGACCGCCCATATCGGCCCGGTTAGCCTGACGCTGGTCATTGCGTCGTTTGTCTTCGGCCTCGGCATGGCCATTTCAGGCTCGTGCCTCTCAGCCCATTTCTACCGGCTAGCCGAGGGCTCGGTGATTTCGCCCTTTGCCATCATCGGCGCGGCCATCGGCTTCGGCATCGGCTTCCTCACCTGGAATCCATTGTTCCTCGCCATCACCTCCAATGCCTTCATCCTCTGGCTGCCCAATAGCCTCGACTATGCCGGCTCGCTCGCCGCAACACTGGTCCTGCTGAGCGCATTGGCGCTGGCTGCGCTGTGGTGGGCCCGCCCCTCACAAGTCGCGGCGCCAGCCGCCCTCACTCTACGCGAAACCCTTTCGCGCGTCTTCGTGCAGCGCTGGCCCGCCGTTACTGGTGGAGTTCTGATCGGGATCATTTCAACGCTCGCCTATTTCCGCGTCGCGCCACTCGGCGTCACTGCCGAGTTGGGCAGCATCGTACGCACCGCCGGCACGGCTTGGGCGGTCCTGCCCGGCACGCTGTTCGGGCTCGATGGCTTGCGCGGTTGCGCCACCATCATCAAGGAGACGCTGCTGTCCAATAACGGGCTCTTTGTTATCGGCCTGATCGGCGCAGCCTTCATCACCTCGTTCCTCGCGGGCCAGTTCAAGCCACGCGCGCTGACCGGCCTCGACGTTGTGCGTGGCCTTGGCGGCGGGTTGCTGCTCGGCTGGGGCGCGATGACGGCTTTGGGCTGCACCGTGGGCGTGCTGCTGTCGGGCATCCATGCCGGTTCGCTGTCGGGCTGGGTATTCCTGCTCTGCTCGTGCCTCGGCGTGATCGGCGCGCTGACCTTTGCTCGGCTGGTCGGCCTCACAAAGGCGAGCTAG
- a CDS encoding sulfurtransferase, whose translation MNFRTAAVFAGALAIAGWATTVQAQEGPLVTADWVQENLANPDVRIFEVSVDTGVYERGHIPGAINLAWHTDLVDPIRRDIVSRENFQAVLQQAGVGEDTTVVLYGDNNNWFAAWGAWVFDIHGLNDVKLLDGGRKLWEAEGLPLDTATPEYAASTIELPAEAADLRARLVDVLEVVENGADVSLVDIRGPKEFSGEIFAPEGVQELSIRAGHIPGAVNFPWGGAVNENGTFKSADELKAAFAAIGIDGSKPIITYCRIGERSSHTWFVLSRILGYEVRNYDGSWTEYGNAVGVPIDNPSGTVWGKI comes from the coding sequence ATGAATTTTAGAACGGCTGCAGTCTTTGCCGGTGCGCTGGCCATCGCAGGGTGGGCCACCACCGTCCAGGCACAGGAAGGCCCTCTGGTCACCGCAGACTGGGTGCAGGAAAACCTCGCCAATCCAGACGTGCGCATTTTTGAAGTCAGCGTCGATACCGGCGTCTATGAGCGCGGCCACATCCCCGGCGCCATCAACCTGGCCTGGCACACCGATTTGGTCGACCCGATCCGCCGCGACATCGTCAGCCGCGAAAACTTCCAGGCCGTGCTGCAGCAGGCCGGCGTCGGCGAAGACACTACCGTCGTCCTCTATGGCGACAACAATAACTGGTTCGCCGCCTGGGGCGCCTGGGTGTTCGATATCCACGGCCTCAATGATGTGAAGCTGCTCGATGGCGGCCGCAAACTGTGGGAAGCCGAAGGCCTGCCCCTCGATACGGCAACGCCCGAATACGCCGCCTCCACCATCGAACTGCCGGCTGAAGCTGCCGATCTGCGTGCGCGTCTGGTTGACGTGCTCGAAGTGGTCGAGAACGGCGCTGACGTATCGCTGGTCGACATCCGTGGCCCCAAGGAATTCAGCGGCGAAATCTTTGCTCCAGAAGGCGTGCAGGAACTCTCGATCCGCGCCGGCCACATTCCGGGCGCCGTCAACTTCCCATGGGGCGGTGCGGTCAACGAGAACGGCACCTTCAAGTCGGCTGACGAACTCAAGGCTGCCTTTGCCGCCATCGGCATCGACGGCTCCAAGCCGATCATCACCTACTGCCGCATCGGCGAGCGCTCAAGCCATACCTGGTTTGTGCTGAGCCGCATCCTCGGCTACGAAGTCCGCAACTATGACGGTTCGTGGACAGAATACGGCAATGCCGTTGGCGTACCGATCGACAACCCATCGGGCACCGTGTGGGGCAAGATCTGA
- a CDS encoding alpha/beta hydrolase, which yields MSQTTLIVPGLHGSDAGHWQSWWRQDHRHAVLVEQTDFSNPDADAWLASLENAVRANPHCLIVAHSLGSILTARLATSSVAPLVAGALLVAPAEIERTQSVHHRTYEFGKMPRRPLPFPSLVVASRNDIYMPFNQIRELSTAWGSPMHDLGFAGHINIASGFGRWPQGYALARELEVSIDKLAHA from the coding sequence GTGTCACAAACCACGCTCATTGTGCCCGGGCTGCATGGATCTGACGCCGGACATTGGCAATCCTGGTGGCGCCAGGACCATCGGCATGCCGTCTTGGTCGAACAGACCGATTTCTCAAACCCCGATGCGGACGCATGGCTTGCGTCCCTCGAAAACGCCGTTCGCGCCAATCCGCATTGCCTGATCGTCGCGCACAGCCTCGGCTCGATCCTGACCGCGCGGCTGGCCACGAGTTCAGTGGCGCCGCTGGTGGCAGGAGCGCTGCTGGTGGCCCCGGCCGAAATCGAGCGCACGCAGAGCGTGCATCACCGAACCTATGAATTCGGCAAGATGCCGCGTCGGCCCTTGCCGTTTCCAAGCCTGGTGGTTGCCAGCCGAAACGACATTTACATGCCGTTCAACCAGATCCGCGAGTTGAGCACCGCCTGGGGCAGTCCGATGCACGACCTCGGCTTTGCCGGGCATATCAATATCGCCAGCGGTTTCGGCCGCTGGCCGCAGGGCTATGCTTTGGCTCGTGAGCTGGAAGTGAGCATCGACAAACTTGCCCACGCCTAG
- a CDS encoding helix-turn-helix domain-containing protein: MNISIGELAKRSGVKVPTIRYYEQIGLLSSAPRSEGNQRRYGKTEVDRLNFIRHSRELGFEIEDIRELLAMSAEPQASCHQVDSIARNHLVEVERRIESLMALRAELERMISECGHGRICDCQIVEALADHGRCMGDHKH, encoded by the coding sequence ATGAACATCTCGATTGGAGAATTGGCGAAGCGTTCCGGGGTCAAAGTCCCGACCATCCGCTATTATGAACAGATCGGCCTGTTGTCTTCCGCGCCACGCAGCGAGGGCAATCAACGCCGCTATGGAAAGACCGAGGTGGATCGGCTGAACTTCATCCGCCACTCGCGCGAACTGGGCTTCGAGATCGAGGACATTCGCGAGCTTTTGGCGATGAGCGCCGAGCCGCAGGCCTCATGCCATCAGGTCGACAGCATTGCGCGCAACCATCTGGTCGAGGTCGAACGGCGTATCGAGAGCCTGATGGCGCTGCGCGCCGAACTGGAGCGGATGATCTCGGAATGTGGCCACGGCCGGATCTGCGATTGTCAGATCGTCGAGGCTCTGGCCGACCATGGCCGCTGTATGGGCGACCACAAGCACTAG